Proteins from one Salinispora arenicola genomic window:
- a CDS encoding alpha/beta hydrolase, producing MIVSRIRRQPGGDWAMLRRMVLREEWLRRPRGRLKVLLALAAVLPAVEATIFAVLGFQAVRGLAPQVTAVWPYGTYHELRWLFVYHRTIPGFLLAFVGISALRGVLTAAFASLAWPTTVPRPSWRWLLRRNIWIAILTALILSPWAALSMAFATTGLSWYLIASLLPLLVLAPFLLRAGVVAGWWRGLPRIRLVGWAWLNFAVLTGAGALLALVPLWWGVPLAALCGVVNGLLWRQSVAVAVTPGRTRWRLVPVTPLLIVLLVLMFPAIQPLAGNLQGGRAGWRPPIVTEPLPDSVPYAVIALAGHDSEYDGEPAADPRVERFSYRGLDEQDRPLPYTAVDTHRSLGNSAATLAEQVEALHQRTNRPVALLGHSEGAMVARTYLENWPSTEVEAVLLFSPLVMPGRAYYPPAEITRGWGVMAGWQLRVLQTFWNITDESDEEPDQEFIRSLLADAPFYRNRTLCPVPGVRMVAFLPTVTALEAPPGEYHRIPVYELPALHGGLIDRADVADLVLDFLSGESVQRSQVQYEVLQRFGAPWQPPPLALVINPVWKAGREADPAFTGRICEAR from the coding sequence GTGATCGTTTCCCGGATTCGGCGCCAGCCGGGCGGCGACTGGGCGATGCTGCGACGGATGGTACTGCGGGAGGAGTGGTTGCGCAGGCCCCGCGGCCGGTTGAAGGTGCTGCTCGCCCTGGCGGCGGTCCTGCCGGCGGTGGAGGCGACGATCTTCGCCGTGCTCGGGTTCCAGGCCGTCCGGGGGCTGGCGCCGCAGGTGACCGCCGTCTGGCCGTACGGCACCTATCACGAACTGCGCTGGCTGTTCGTCTACCACCGCACCATCCCCGGTTTCCTGCTCGCGTTCGTGGGGATCTCGGCGCTGCGGGGAGTCCTCACCGCGGCGTTCGCCAGCCTGGCCTGGCCGACCACAGTCCCGCGCCCGTCGTGGCGTTGGCTGCTCCGGCGCAACATCTGGATCGCCATTCTGACCGCGCTGATCCTCTCGCCGTGGGCGGCCCTGTCGATGGCGTTCGCGACCACCGGGCTGTCCTGGTATCTGATCGCCTCCCTGCTGCCGCTGCTCGTGCTGGCCCCGTTCCTGTTGCGGGCGGGCGTGGTCGCCGGCTGGTGGCGCGGCCTACCGCGGATCAGGCTCGTCGGCTGGGCGTGGCTGAACTTCGCCGTGCTCACCGGCGCCGGTGCGTTGCTGGCGCTGGTACCCCTGTGGTGGGGTGTTCCGCTGGCCGCCCTCTGTGGCGTGGTCAACGGGCTGCTCTGGCGGCAGAGCGTCGCCGTCGCCGTGACTCCCGGCCGAACCCGCTGGCGGCTCGTGCCGGTGACGCCGCTGCTGATCGTGCTTCTCGTGCTCATGTTCCCGGCGATCCAGCCGCTGGCCGGTAACCTTCAGGGCGGGCGCGCCGGGTGGCGACCACCGATCGTCACCGAGCCCTTGCCCGACTCGGTCCCGTACGCGGTGATCGCCCTGGCGGGGCACGACTCCGAATACGACGGTGAACCGGCCGCGGACCCGCGGGTGGAGCGGTTCTCCTATCGAGGGCTGGACGAGCAGGACCGGCCGTTGCCGTACACGGCGGTGGACACCCACCGATCGTTGGGCAACAGCGCGGCCACCCTGGCGGAGCAGGTCGAGGCGCTGCACCAGCGCACGAATCGGCCGGTCGCCCTGCTCGGGCACAGTGAGGGGGCCATGGTGGCCCGGACCTACCTCGAGAACTGGCCGTCGACCGAGGTGGAGGCGGTGCTGCTGTTCAGCCCGCTGGTGATGCCGGGCCGGGCCTACTATCCGCCCGCCGAGATCACCCGTGGGTGGGGCGTCATGGCCGGGTGGCAGCTGCGGGTGCTCCAGACGTTCTGGAACATCACCGACGAGTCGGACGAGGAGCCGGACCAGGAGTTCATCCGCTCGCTGCTGGCGGACGCGCCGTTCTACCGGAACCGTACGCTCTGCCCGGTGCCGGGGGTGCGGATGGTGGCCTTCCTGCCGACGGTCACCGCGCTCGAGGCGCCCCCCGGCGAGTATCACCGGATCCCGGTCTACGAGCTGCCCGCGTTGCACGGCGGGCTGATCGACCGGGCCGATGTCGCGGATCTGGTGCTCGACTTCCTCTCCGGTGAGTCGGTGCAGCGCTCACAGGTGCAGTACGAGGTGCTCCAGCGGTTCGGGGCGCCGTGGCAGCCACCACCGTTGGCCCTGGTGATCAACCCGGTCTGGAAGGCGGGACGGGAGGCCGACCCCGCCTTCACCGGCCGGATCTGTGAGGCCCGCTGA
- a CDS encoding ATP-binding protein: MNDDGVDGPGELVGRVLGTADATPLQFWTAVSPTSYLQLDDVVVTRRELPDREPVTIAGVVTQVRARHEGAQFDSDVFAIADGMLPAQVQEAAEITTTRVDPELYVPPSPGAVVHRAEGDARARALHFDRMERRIPMGTGRDGVPVYLNADFLDGTRGAHVSISGISGVATKTSFATFLLYSVFRSGVLGGDAVNAKALIFNVKGEDLLFLDHPNARLDESTRAAYARLGLDAAAFPDVRVHAPPRVGDATGTPDVSSRLSGVDSFYWTLDEFCADRLLPYVFADADDERQQYTMVVHSVTAHLARHAQPADGGVSIDGTRLGSYADLVDHIVEQLNDDETRGDWAGSAVGLGTVNAFARRLIGSKKDLSRLIRGDLATRRPHRINTAESAQVTVVDLHNLPDRAQRFVVGVTLKSEFERKEKAGTARPLLFVVLDELNKYAPREGSSPIKEVLLDIAERGRSLGVILVGAQQTASEVERRIVTNSAVRVVGRLDPAEASRPEYGFLPPAQRQRALLAKPGTMFVNQPDIPVPLCLEFPFPAWATRVAEAGPAPTQTLRSITQAADPFAVVGSGGSDDDIPF, translated from the coding sequence ATGAACGACGACGGTGTGGACGGCCCGGGCGAGCTGGTCGGCCGGGTGCTCGGCACCGCCGACGCCACCCCGCTGCAGTTCTGGACGGCTGTCTCCCCCACCAGCTACCTGCAACTCGACGATGTCGTGGTGACCCGGCGGGAGCTGCCGGACCGGGAGCCGGTGACGATCGCCGGGGTGGTCACCCAGGTACGGGCCCGGCACGAGGGCGCCCAGTTCGACTCCGACGTCTTCGCGATCGCCGACGGCATGCTCCCCGCCCAGGTGCAGGAGGCCGCCGAGATCACCACCACCCGGGTCGACCCGGAGCTCTACGTTCCCCCGTCTCCGGGCGCCGTCGTGCACCGGGCCGAGGGAGACGCCCGCGCCCGGGCACTGCACTTCGACCGCATGGAGCGGCGGATCCCGATGGGCACGGGCCGCGACGGTGTGCCGGTCTACCTCAACGCCGACTTCCTCGACGGCACCCGGGGTGCTCACGTGTCCATCTCCGGCATCTCGGGCGTCGCCACCAAGACGAGTTTCGCCACCTTCCTGCTCTACTCGGTGTTCCGCTCCGGGGTTCTGGGCGGTGACGCGGTCAACGCCAAGGCGCTCATCTTCAACGTCAAGGGAGAGGACCTGCTCTTCCTCGACCACCCCAACGCCCGGCTGGACGAGTCCACCCGCGCGGCGTACGCGCGGCTCGGTCTGGACGCCGCGGCCTTCCCCGACGTCCGGGTCCACGCTCCGCCCCGGGTCGGTGACGCCACCGGCACGCCCGACGTGAGTAGCCGACTCAGCGGGGTGGACAGCTTCTACTGGACGCTCGACGAGTTCTGCGCCGACCGCCTCCTGCCGTACGTCTTCGCCGACGCCGACGACGAACGCCAGCAGTACACGATGGTGGTGCACTCGGTCACCGCCCACCTGGCCCGCCACGCGCAGCCCGCCGACGGCGGGGTGAGCATCGACGGGACACGCCTCGGTAGCTACGCCGACCTGGTCGATCACATCGTCGAGCAGCTCAACGACGACGAGACCCGGGGCGACTGGGCCGGCAGCGCGGTCGGCCTCGGCACCGTCAACGCGTTCGCCCGCCGGTTGATCGGCAGCAAGAAGGACCTGTCCCGGCTGATCCGGGGTGATCTGGCCACCCGGCGCCCGCACCGCATCAACACCGCGGAGTCGGCGCAGGTCACCGTGGTTGACCTGCACAACCTGCCGGACCGGGCGCAGCGGTTCGTGGTCGGCGTGACGCTCAAGAGCGAGTTCGAGCGCAAGGAGAAGGCCGGCACGGCACGGCCGCTGCTGTTCGTCGTTCTCGACGAGCTCAACAAGTACGCCCCCCGCGAGGGCTCCTCCCCGATCAAGGAGGTGCTGCTGGACATCGCCGAGCGGGGCCGCTCACTCGGGGTGATCCTGGTCGGCGCGCAGCAGACGGCCAGCGAGGTGGAGCGACGCATCGTCACGAACTCGGCGGTGCGGGTGGTCGGCCGGCTCGATCCGGCCGAGGCGTCGCGCCCCGAGTACGGTTTCCTCCCGCCGGCGCAACGGCAGCGGGCGCTGCTCGCCAAGCCGGGCACGATGTTCGTCAACCAGCCCGACATCCCGGTGCCCCTCTGCCTGGAGTTCCCGTTCCCCGCGTGGGCGACGCGGGTCGCCGAGGCGGGTCCGGCGCCCACCCAGACGCTGCGGTCCATCACCCAGGCGGCCGACCCGTTCGCGGTGGTGGGCTCCGGCGGCAGCGACGACGACATCCCGTTCTGA